The following are from one region of the Sandaracinus amylolyticus genome:
- a CDS encoding DUF4145 domain-containing protein, producing MTFKTAVRDPQSAHQVDGEIPVADDQARRALWVGRCPSCKRTVIKYVHRTFGRPTSATLTNSGIAATGFEVAYSGAELLWPRFRAVPEVSKYVPKHIAEDIAEAHMTLDVSTKASAALSRRVMQAILHDKQIKAKDLYGEIEEASKQLPSYLGDSLLHAIRRIGNLAAHLKLDTAGQVVDATREEAEWCLELIAGLVDHFYIRPGSHAERMAKLDAKDPNTVPKKKGP from the coding sequence GTGACGTTCAAGACCGCGGTGCGTGATCCACAGAGCGCGCATCAGGTCGACGGCGAGATTCCTGTCGCTGACGACCAGGCGAGGCGAGCGTTGTGGGTAGGTCGTTGTCCGTCTTGCAAGCGCACTGTCATCAAGTACGTGCATCGAACGTTCGGCAGGCCCACCTCTGCCACGCTCACCAACTCCGGCATTGCTGCGACGGGGTTCGAAGTCGCCTACAGTGGCGCGGAGTTGCTGTGGCCTCGATTCCGCGCAGTGCCTGAGGTCTCCAAGTACGTGCCCAAGCACATCGCGGAGGATATTGCCGAGGCTCACATGACGCTGGACGTGAGCACGAAGGCCAGTGCTGCTCTCTCGCGTCGAGTGATGCAGGCGATCCTGCACGACAAGCAGATCAAGGCGAAGGATCTCTACGGCGAGATCGAAGAGGCGTCGAAGCAGCTCCCCTCGTACCTGGGTGATTCTCTCCTGCATGCGATCCGCAGGATCGGGAACCTGGCTGCTCACCTCAAGCTGGACACTGCGGGTCAGGTCGTTGATGCGACCAGGGAAGAAGCTGAGTGGTGTCTGGAACTGATCGCAGGGCTCGTGGATCACTTCTACATCCGCCCTGGCTCCCACGCTGAGCGCATGGCGAAGCTCGATGCGAAGGATCCCAACACGGTTCCGAAGAAGAAGGGACCCTAG
- a CDS encoding isopenicillin N synthase family dioxygenase — translation MSAVAVSSEPSIPTVDLADLASTADPAARARAVAALREAFGVYGLVYVKGHGVGDVGPLYDRFDAFTSRSLEEKQRFNRSDLWYQRGWTPPDTEKAVVASGQPDFKECWFSAPEPLPAEMKAQYPEIFADNVWPGDEQLEARAMRAGHELHLAGLALLRGCALALGLPEDAFASRCEGGAHVFRLLRYLPLTAAQTKQKILWGEEHTDFNLLTLLPGGRFHDPSGKVAPAPDAGSGLYLRTRPTAEHPDGQLVRGTAPAGCIVAQVGQQLEILSGGTFLATPHVITAPHTPGWSRFSAAHFVHLNAHEIVFPLPELRTPESVRAYAPPVLAGTYSIKTLVDIGLAPKSALDKLGYRHYERLATIRARETAS, via the coding sequence ATGTCCGCCGTTGCAGTCTCGTCCGAGCCTTCGATCCCCACCGTCGATCTCGCCGATCTCGCGTCCACCGCCGACCCTGCAGCGCGCGCGCGTGCCGTCGCCGCGCTGCGCGAGGCCTTCGGCGTGTACGGCCTCGTCTACGTGAAGGGCCACGGCGTGGGCGACGTCGGACCGCTCTACGACCGCTTCGATGCGTTCACGTCGCGCAGCCTCGAGGAGAAGCAGCGCTTCAATCGCAGCGACCTCTGGTACCAGCGCGGATGGACGCCGCCCGACACCGAGAAGGCGGTCGTCGCGAGTGGTCAGCCGGACTTCAAGGAGTGCTGGTTCTCGGCGCCCGAGCCGCTGCCCGCGGAGATGAAGGCGCAGTATCCCGAGATCTTCGCCGACAACGTGTGGCCCGGCGACGAGCAGCTCGAGGCGCGTGCGATGCGCGCCGGCCACGAGCTGCACCTCGCGGGGCTCGCGCTGCTGCGCGGATGTGCGCTCGCGCTCGGCCTGCCCGAGGACGCGTTCGCGTCGCGCTGCGAGGGCGGCGCGCACGTGTTCCGCCTGCTGCGCTATCTGCCGCTCACCGCGGCGCAGACGAAGCAGAAGATCCTCTGGGGCGAGGAGCACACCGACTTCAACCTGCTCACGCTGCTGCCCGGCGGTCGCTTCCACGATCCGAGCGGCAAGGTCGCGCCCGCGCCCGACGCGGGCAGCGGGCTCTACCTGCGCACCCGCCCGACCGCAGAGCATCCCGACGGCCAGCTCGTGCGCGGCACCGCGCCCGCGGGCTGCATCGTCGCGCAGGTCGGACAGCAGCTCGAGATCCTCAGCGGCGGAACGTTCCTCGCGACGCCGCACGTCATCACCGCGCCGCACACGCCGGGCTGGTCGCGCTTCAGCGCCGCGCACTTCGTGCACCTCAACGCGCACGAGATCGTCTTCCCGCTCCCCGAGCTGCGCACGCCCGAGTCGGTGCGCGCGTACGCGCCGCCGGTGCTCGCGGGCACGTACTCGATCAAGACGTTGGTCGACATCGGGCTCGCGCCGAAGAGCGCGCTCGACAAGCTCGGCTATCGCCACTACGAGCGGCTCGCGACGATCCGCGCGCGAGAGACCGCGAGCTGA
- a CDS encoding radical SAM protein — MRPTDLAAFLRERGVACTDAEARRVQAHVISHSRGDLATIARPVPKRMREAIDAMLDRAPLELVDRVRDDDDGFVKYLFRHPDGALTEAVRIPLHQPGRFTLCLSSQVGCAMRCVFCATGKLGLTRNLRAWEMVAAFCAVRDDLARERPDARISGAVFMGQGEPFHNYDEVIRAAQVLSDPCGGRITQEAITISTVGLVPQILRYAREGHTFRLIVSLTSAIPEKRVRLLPVAGRFAMEELVAALREVHAAIGKRVTVAWVLMGGVNHGDDEIEALRTRFADLPLRVNLIDLNRWAEDEDGMRRATDDERHELVAKLHAMGIATQRRYSGGRNKHAACGMLAAQHAESMPQPPPEAPFYGES; from the coding sequence ATGCGTCCCACGGATCTCGCTGCGTTCCTGCGGGAGCGTGGCGTGGCGTGCACCGACGCCGAGGCACGGCGCGTCCAGGCCCACGTCATCTCGCACAGCCGCGGCGACCTCGCGACGATCGCGCGCCCGGTGCCCAAGCGCATGCGCGAGGCGATCGATGCGATGCTCGATCGTGCGCCGCTCGAGCTCGTCGATCGCGTGCGCGACGACGACGACGGGTTCGTGAAGTACCTCTTCCGCCATCCCGATGGCGCGCTGACCGAGGCGGTGCGCATCCCGCTGCACCAGCCGGGTCGCTTCACGCTCTGTCTCTCGTCGCAGGTCGGCTGCGCGATGCGCTGCGTGTTCTGCGCGACCGGCAAGCTCGGCCTCACCCGCAACCTGCGCGCGTGGGAGATGGTCGCCGCGTTCTGCGCCGTGCGCGACGATCTCGCGCGCGAGCGACCCGACGCGCGCATCAGCGGCGCGGTCTTCATGGGCCAGGGCGAGCCCTTCCACAACTACGACGAGGTCATCCGCGCCGCGCAGGTGCTGAGCGATCCGTGCGGAGGCCGCATCACGCAGGAGGCGATCACGATCTCGACGGTCGGGCTCGTGCCCCAGATCCTGCGTTATGCGCGCGAGGGGCACACGTTCCGGCTCATCGTGTCGCTGACCAGCGCGATCCCCGAGAAGCGCGTGCGACTGCTGCCGGTCGCGGGACGCTTCGCGATGGAGGAGCTCGTCGCCGCGCTGCGCGAGGTGCACGCGGCGATCGGCAAGCGCGTGACCGTCGCGTGGGTGCTGATGGGCGGCGTGAACCACGGCGACGACGAGATCGAAGCGCTGCGCACCCGCTTCGCGGATCTGCCGCTCCGCGTGAACCTCATCGATCTGAATCGGTGGGCCGAGGACGAAGACGGCATGCGCCGCGCGACCGACGACGAGCGCCACGAGCTCGTCGCGAAGCTGCACGCGATGGGCATCGCGACGCAGCGTCGCTACTCGGGCGGTCGCAACAAGCACGCGGCGTGCGGGATGCTCGCGGCGCAGCACGCGGAGTCGATGCCGCAGCCGCCGCCCGAAGCGCCGTTCTACGGCGAGTCGTGA
- a CDS encoding MYXO-CTERM sorting domain-containing protein: MPLSRRSPRGALAAGIVAALVCLAPSATRAQATLIEEPMSWAGAPSQLTDGPGGFVVLSGDGQRLARHVYRGIESGVVIFRREAGTWVYEDVIYPADTDASVNSSFGEVMHFSHDGSVLFVVAPNPYRRLGATEPTYAAIFRRAGRDWVFESTLTALVMPTPSLAQLTGGFSADGRRAVVNMGSLVTFDYVGGAWTIAVESPNDGGYPLALSGDGNRVFLGTRMGVRAYTWSGAGWRFDATFAVPASPAYPLALVADRAGSRVAVTGGESPAPTRIHEQEGGAWIVIADRESPLPFRGMDLSDDGSTLLYGGRYGGTGGVPVSNSAPVYVHETHDGWSDVGTFTYHDAPSGLTLPVTGVVSVSVSADGVVLAMIGGTTHVYRDERALGARCNRAPECGSGYCARSITGVGYCCDVSCEGECADCRSGHCEPHAAPDVCRASRGACDAAETCAGSLACPPDAPAPAGTTCRAAAGACDLAEVCDGSAIECPEDVLVRSGTECRAVSGVCDAAEQCSGSAPECPADAARADGSSCSDPGRCDGESRCAGGLCIAGTPLECDDGDACTADVCAASGACESAPIAGCCNTDDECDDGDACTRDTCGAHRCDHRDTCLDAGGVRPDGGSRPDASAPVDSGRPRDGGASGAADARVDADTLPPRTEGACACRAGVAAPPSAGALLLVVALGAFGARRRRVAR, translated from the coding sequence ATGCCGCTTTCGAGACGCAGCCCCCGGGGGGCGCTCGCCGCCGGGATCGTCGCTGCGCTGGTGTGCCTCGCGCCGAGCGCCACGCGCGCGCAGGCCACGCTGATCGAGGAGCCGATGAGCTGGGCCGGGGCCCCGAGCCAGCTCACCGACGGCCCTGGCGGCTTCGTCGTGCTCTCGGGCGACGGACAGCGTCTCGCGCGTCACGTCTATCGCGGCATCGAGAGCGGCGTCGTGATCTTCCGACGAGAGGCCGGCACGTGGGTGTACGAGGACGTGATCTACCCCGCGGACACCGATGCTTCGGTCAACTCGAGCTTCGGCGAGGTGATGCACTTCTCGCACGACGGCAGCGTCCTCTTCGTCGTGGCGCCGAACCCATACCGCCGACTCGGCGCCACCGAGCCCACGTATGCCGCGATCTTCCGGCGCGCCGGCCGCGACTGGGTCTTCGAGAGCACGCTCACGGCGCTCGTCATGCCCACGCCGAGCCTGGCCCAGCTCACCGGCGGCTTCTCCGCCGACGGCCGCCGCGCGGTGGTCAACATGGGATCGCTCGTGACCTTCGACTACGTCGGCGGCGCGTGGACGATCGCCGTCGAGAGCCCGAATGACGGCGGGTACCCGCTCGCGCTCTCCGGCGACGGCAACCGCGTCTTCCTCGGGACCCGGATGGGCGTGCGCGCGTACACCTGGAGCGGCGCCGGGTGGAGGTTCGACGCGACGTTCGCGGTGCCGGCGAGCCCGGCGTACCCACTCGCGCTCGTCGCGGATCGAGCTGGGTCGCGGGTCGCCGTCACCGGCGGCGAGTCTCCGGCTCCGACGCGGATCCACGAGCAAGAGGGCGGCGCCTGGATCGTGATCGCCGATCGCGAGTCGCCGCTCCCGTTCCGCGGGATGGACCTGTCCGACGATGGCTCGACCCTCTTGTACGGCGGGCGGTACGGCGGCACCGGCGGCGTGCCGGTCTCCAACAGCGCTCCGGTCTACGTTCACGAGACCCACGACGGCTGGTCCGACGTCGGAACGTTCACGTACCACGACGCGCCCAGCGGGCTCACGCTGCCCGTCACCGGCGTCGTGTCCGTCTCGGTCAGCGCGGATGGCGTCGTGCTCGCGATGATCGGGGGCACGACGCACGTGTACCGCGACGAGCGCGCGCTCGGGGCCCGCTGCAATCGCGCCCCGGAGTGCGGGAGCGGGTACTGCGCTCGGAGCATCACGGGCGTCGGGTACTGCTGCGACGTGTCCTGCGAAGGCGAGTGCGCGGACTGCCGGAGCGGGCACTGCGAGCCACACGCTGCGCCCGACGTCTGCCGAGCGAGCCGCGGCGCGTGCGACGCGGCCGAGACGTGCGCGGGGTCGCTCGCCTGCCCGCCCGACGCGCCGGCGCCCGCGGGCACGACCTGCCGCGCCGCGGCCGGGGCGTGCGACCTCGCCGAGGTGTGCGACGGAAGCGCGATCGAGTGCCCGGAGGACGTGCTCGTTCGCTCGGGGACGGAGTGCCGCGCCGTGTCCGGCGTCTGCGACGCCGCCGAGCAGTGCAGCGGGAGCGCGCCCGAGTGCCCCGCCGACGCCGCGCGCGCCGACGGATCGAGCTGCTCCGATCCGGGCCGCTGCGATGGCGAGTCGCGATGTGCCGGCGGCCTGTGCATCGCCGGCACCCCGCTCGAGTGCGACGACGGCGACGCGTGCACTGCGGACGTCTGCGCCGCGAGCGGTGCGTGCGAGAGCGCCCCGATCGCCGGCTGCTGCAACACCGACGACGAGTGCGACGACGGAGACGCGTGCACGCGCGACACGTGCGGCGCGCATCGCTGCGATCACCGCGACACGTGTCTCGACGCGGGCGGCGTGCGCCCGGACGGCGGGAGCCGCCCCGATGCGAGCGCGCCCGTCGACAGCGGGCGGCCGCGAGACGGCGGCGCGAGCGGGGCAGCGGACGCGAGGGTCGACGCGGACACCCTTCCGCCGCGGACCGAGGGGGCCTGCGCGTGCCGCGCCGGCGTCGCGGCGCCGCCGAGCGCGGGCGCGCTTCTCCTGGTCGTCGCGCTCGGTGCCTTCGGCGCACGCCGACGTCGTGTCGCGCGCTGA
- a CDS encoding antibiotic biosynthesis monooxygenase, with protein MHRRTSAILILAAILLFPACDTGSPADASSADDAGACSPGVLEADLESAFGLVGPGVDPETGALAPPGPEGYIVSSTYGQAQPTPAAQARFGELIGDIVPELMNNPGVVAFELRSSASCGSGRTLAIWRDAASMYAFVASTPHTTAMAEADQVTMPGFRTTHWMAHDLAETSWSAAAEHVAADAD; from the coding sequence ATGCACCGTAGGACATCCGCGATCCTCATCCTCGCCGCGATCCTCCTCTTCCCCGCGTGCGACACCGGCTCGCCCGCCGACGCGTCGAGCGCCGACGACGCCGGCGCCTGCTCGCCCGGCGTGCTCGAGGCCGATCTCGAGAGCGCGTTCGGGCTCGTCGGTCCGGGCGTGGATCCCGAGACCGGCGCGCTCGCTCCGCCCGGGCCCGAGGGCTACATCGTGAGCTCGACGTACGGCCAGGCGCAGCCCACGCCCGCGGCGCAGGCGCGCTTCGGCGAGCTGATCGGGGACATCGTGCCCGAGCTGATGAACAACCCGGGCGTCGTCGCGTTCGAGCTCCGCAGCTCGGCCTCGTGCGGCAGCGGGCGGACGCTCGCGATCTGGCGCGACGCCGCGTCGATGTACGCATTCGTCGCGAGCACGCCGCACACGACCGCGATGGCGGAGGCCGACCAGGTGACCATGCCGGGGTTCCGCACGACCCATTGGATGGCCCACGACCTCGCGGAGACGAGCTGGAGCGCGGCCGCCGAGCACGTCGCCGCCGACGCGGACTGA
- a CDS encoding serine/threonine-protein kinase: MTVPPTSPGTPDPSPVPTPITPGVLAVAQRAVSNEELATNHKRLVTAYGIATVLVPAFALTDFAREWAWPHHTALATALVIRSIAMGIIGGAWLRLRMARALSERELDFWVNALTPFLAVVIALLSLCISGVDSPYTDAVNLVATGYAFVPRRWTKVVGSAVTAVIAFPSTFLVAALFWDRARAELSEPAFAMDLVIETAIFAATVAVLAYAAHLLWALRREVFAARSIGRYRVQKRLGRGGMGEVWSAFDETLKRNVALKVLRLDHADAVALARFEREVRATIELTHPNTVRVLDVGVTDDGISYYAMELLEGEPLGALLRREKPLPPARAIHFALQAARALAEAHARGIVHRDVKPENLYVTRAGDEPDFLKVLDFGIARLDRAEHTQLTQTGMVAGTPQYLAPEVIEGGDATPAADVYALGVVLYEMLAGTPPYGRVEGPALLIAHLTTEAAPPSAHAPVGSSIDRIVMRCLRKRPSERFASARELADALIELGLAETWRPSSAPPPQPTMLHDASPDGETQIASPKAARGG, encoded by the coding sequence GTGACCGTCCCGCCCACCTCGCCGGGCACGCCCGATCCATCGCCGGTGCCGACGCCGATCACGCCCGGCGTGCTCGCGGTGGCGCAGCGCGCGGTCTCGAACGAAGAGCTCGCGACGAACCACAAGCGCCTCGTCACGGCGTACGGGATCGCGACGGTGCTCGTGCCCGCGTTCGCGCTCACCGACTTCGCGCGCGAGTGGGCGTGGCCGCATCACACCGCGCTCGCGACCGCGCTGGTGATCCGCTCCATCGCGATGGGGATCATCGGCGGCGCGTGGCTCCGCCTCCGGATGGCGCGCGCGCTGAGCGAGCGCGAGCTCGACTTCTGGGTGAACGCGCTCACGCCGTTCCTCGCGGTGGTGATCGCGCTGCTCAGCCTCTGCATCAGCGGAGTCGACAGCCCGTACACCGACGCGGTCAACCTCGTCGCGACGGGGTACGCGTTCGTGCCGCGGCGCTGGACCAAGGTCGTCGGGAGCGCGGTCACCGCGGTGATCGCGTTCCCGTCGACGTTCCTCGTCGCCGCGCTGTTCTGGGATCGCGCGCGCGCCGAGCTCTCCGAGCCCGCGTTCGCGATGGATCTCGTGATCGAGACCGCGATCTTCGCGGCGACGGTCGCGGTGCTCGCGTATGCGGCGCACCTGCTCTGGGCGCTGCGCCGCGAGGTGTTCGCCGCGCGCAGCATCGGTCGCTACCGCGTGCAGAAGCGGCTCGGTCGCGGCGGGATGGGCGAGGTGTGGTCGGCGTTCGACGAGACGCTCAAGCGCAACGTCGCACTGAAGGTGCTGCGCCTCGATCACGCGGACGCCGTCGCGCTCGCGCGCTTCGAGCGCGAGGTGCGCGCGACGATCGAGCTGACGCATCCGAACACGGTGCGCGTGCTCGACGTCGGCGTGACCGACGACGGCATCAGCTATTACGCGATGGAGCTGCTCGAGGGCGAGCCGCTCGGCGCGCTGCTGCGACGCGAAAAGCCGCTCCCGCCGGCGCGCGCGATCCACTTCGCGCTCCAGGCCGCGCGGGCCCTCGCCGAGGCGCACGCGCGCGGCATCGTGCATCGCGACGTGAAGCCCGAGAACCTCTACGTCACGCGCGCCGGCGACGAGCCCGACTTCCTCAAGGTGCTCGACTTCGGCATCGCGCGCCTCGATCGCGCCGAGCACACGCAGCTCACGCAGACCGGCATGGTCGCGGGCACGCCGCAGTACCTCGCGCCCGAGGTGATCGAGGGCGGCGACGCGACGCCCGCGGCCGACGTCTACGCGCTCGGCGTGGTGCTCTACGAGATGCTCGCCGGCACCCCGCCGTACGGGCGCGTCGAGGGCCCCGCGCTCCTGATCGCGCACCTCACGACCGAGGCCGCGCCCCCGAGCGCGCACGCGCCGGTCGGCTCCTCGATCGATCGCATCGTGATGCGCTGTCTACGCAAGCGCCCGAGCGAGCGCTTCGCGAGCGCGCGCGAGCTCGCCGACGCGCTGATCGAGCTCGGGCTCGCGGAGACGTGGCGCCCGAGCAGCGCCCCGCCTCCGCAGCCGACGATGCTCCACGACGCGAGCCCCGACGGAGAGACGCAGATCGCGAGCCCGAAGGCGGCGCGCGGCGGGTAG
- the murC gene encoding UDP-N-acetylmuramate--L-alanine ligase has product MFRGRVRSIHFVGIGGIGMSGIAEVLLASGFGVTGSDARESDVTKRLEELGARIAFGHRAENVGDADVVVFSSAVPRSNPELVEARARAIPVIPRAEMLAELMRLKDGIAIAGSHGKTTTTSLVATVLRDAGLDPTVVIGGKLNALGSNAARGTGDLLVAEADESDGSFLHLTPVVAVITNIDAEHLDHYGSHDKVKDAFATFANRVPFYGLVVACLDHPHVQDILPRIEKRVATYGLAAQADYRARRPVVEGLSTRFELVRRGVSAGEFTVRMPGIHNVLNALAVIAVCDELGVPESVTRSALASFGGVQRRFTIIGEVDQITVVDDYGHHPAEVQATLEAASRAYGRRVVVAFQPHRYTRTVHCFDELTRAFNRADVLLLADVYAAGEAPIEGATSDRLAQAIRAHGHRDVTWVGPRTEVAKALASRIEPGDIVITLGAGDITRVGPELVSMLQARGAGASG; this is encoded by the coding sequence ATGTTCCGCGGGCGCGTCCGGTCCATCCACTTCGTCGGCATCGGCGGCATCGGCATGAGCGGCATCGCCGAGGTCCTCCTCGCGAGCGGCTTCGGCGTCACCGGCTCGGACGCGCGCGAGAGCGACGTGACCAAGCGCCTCGAGGAGCTCGGCGCGCGCATCGCGTTCGGACACCGCGCGGAGAACGTCGGCGACGCCGACGTCGTCGTCTTCTCGTCGGCGGTCCCGCGCTCGAACCCCGAGCTCGTCGAGGCGCGCGCCCGCGCGATCCCGGTCATCCCGCGCGCCGAGATGCTCGCCGAGCTGATGCGCCTGAAGGACGGCATCGCGATCGCGGGCTCGCACGGCAAGACGACGACGACCTCGCTCGTCGCGACCGTGCTGCGCGACGCCGGTCTCGATCCCACCGTCGTGATCGGCGGCAAGCTCAACGCGCTCGGCAGCAACGCGGCGCGCGGCACCGGTGATCTGCTGGTCGCGGAGGCCGACGAGTCCGACGGCTCGTTCCTCCACCTCACGCCGGTCGTCGCGGTCATCACCAACATCGACGCCGAGCACCTCGATCACTACGGCAGCCACGACAAGGTGAAGGACGCGTTCGCGACCTTCGCGAACCGCGTTCCGTTCTACGGGCTCGTCGTCGCGTGCCTCGATCACCCGCACGTGCAGGACATCCTCCCGCGCATCGAGAAGCGCGTGGCGACCTACGGGCTCGCGGCGCAGGCGGACTACCGCGCGCGCCGTCCCGTCGTCGAAGGGCTCTCGACGCGGTTCGAGCTGGTGCGTCGGGGCGTGAGCGCGGGCGAGTTCACGGTGCGCATGCCCGGCATCCACAACGTGCTCAACGCGCTCGCGGTGATCGCGGTGTGCGACGAGCTCGGCGTGCCCGAGTCGGTCACGCGTAGCGCGCTCGCGAGCTTCGGCGGCGTGCAGCGCCGGTTCACCATCATCGGCGAGGTCGATCAGATCACCGTGGTCGACGACTACGGTCATCACCCGGCCGAGGTGCAGGCCACGCTCGAGGCCGCGTCGCGCGCGTACGGCCGTCGCGTCGTCGTCGCGTTCCAGCCGCATCGCTACACGCGCACCGTGCACTGCTTCGACGAGCTCACGCGCGCGTTCAACCGCGCCGACGTGCTGCTGCTCGCCGACGTCTATGCCGCGGGCGAGGCGCCGATCGAAGGCGCGACGTCGGATCGTCTGGCGCAGGCGATCCGCGCCCACGGCCATCGCGACGTCACGTGGGTCGGCCCGCGCACCGAGGTCGCGAAGGCGCTCGCGTCGCGCATCGAGCCGGGCGACATCGTGATCACGCTCGGCGCGGGTGACATCACGCGCGTCGGGCCCGAGCTCGTCTCGATGCTGCAGGCGCGCGGCGCGGGAGCGAGCGGATGA
- a CDS encoding cell division protein FtsQ/DivIB produces the protein MKIAQRRDDREAHRSVDGQSDAREKSGARRIARPAAPAPSTPRNRRTAPREGTTSSPSLPAPAAPRVSMKQRFTGLRTKLGARLERLRKPATILFRIIVVALAIVAAVALFRVVEQHVRTSPAFATSEIELEGASRLTRADVEAAAGIAVGRNVFERSPDEARAALLAHPWIAEAEVRRRLPGRWSIAIRERSAAAILMLEEAWLVDAEGAVFKRAEAGDPIDLPVITGIERERFTTDRAFRTRVLLGIVALLSDWRAAGLWRREPIGEIHVEPDDALTLRIGDDATEVRLGHGPYRAKLDRLRRVLDELGQRQARPAYVYLDNVRRPDRVTVRVR, from the coding sequence ATGAAGATCGCGCAGCGTCGCGACGATCGCGAGGCGCATCGCTCCGTCGACGGGCAGAGCGACGCGCGCGAGAAGAGCGGCGCGCGGCGGATCGCGCGTCCAGCCGCTCCGGCGCCGAGCACACCGCGCAACCGCCGCACCGCTCCACGCGAGGGCACGACGTCGAGCCCGTCGCTGCCCGCGCCGGCCGCGCCGCGCGTCTCGATGAAGCAGCGCTTCACCGGGCTCCGCACGAAGCTCGGCGCGCGCCTCGAGCGCTTGCGCAAACCGGCGACGATCCTGTTCCGCATCATCGTCGTCGCGCTCGCGATCGTCGCTGCGGTCGCGCTGTTCCGCGTGGTCGAGCAGCACGTGCGCACCTCGCCCGCGTTCGCGACGAGCGAGATCGAGCTCGAGGGCGCGTCGCGTCTCACGCGCGCCGACGTCGAAGCCGCCGCGGGCATCGCGGTGGGTCGCAACGTGTTCGAGCGCTCTCCCGACGAAGCGCGCGCCGCGCTCCTCGCGCATCCGTGGATCGCCGAGGCCGAGGTGCGCCGCCGTCTTCCCGGCCGGTGGTCGATCGCGATCCGCGAGCGCAGCGCGGCCGCGATCCTGATGCTCGAGGAAGCGTGGCTCGTCGACGCCGAGGGTGCAGTGTTCAAGCGCGCCGAGGCGGGCGATCCGATCGACCTCCCGGTGATCACCGGCATCGAGCGCGAGCGCTTCACGACCGATCGCGCGTTCCGCACGCGCGTCCTGCTCGGCATCGTCGCGCTGCTCTCCGACTGGCGCGCCGCGGGCCTGTGGCGTCGCGAGCCGATCGGCGAGATCCACGTCGAGCCCGACGACGCGCTCACCCTGCGCATCGGCGACGACGCGACCGAAGTGAGGCTCGGCCACGGCCCGTACCGCGCGAAGCTCGATCGCCTGCGCCGCGTGCTCGACGAGCTCGGCCAGAGGCAGGCGAGGCCGGCGTACGTGTACCTGGACAACGTGCGGAGGCCGGACCGCGTGACCGTTCGCGTTCGCTGA
- the ftsA gene encoding cell division protein FtsA, translated as MASNHGTENEIIAGLDLGTTKVCAIVAEVTDDGLDIIGVGSVPSRGLRRGVVVNIETTVQAIRGAIEQAETMAGVEIRSVYAGIAGSHVRGMNKDGVAAIANREVTADDVARVLDQARAIPLTSDRQVIHVLPQEYIVDEQDCIKEPIGMSGVRLQAHVHLVTAATTSVQNIIKCAERCDLHVAEVVLEPLASAHAVLQDDEKELGVALVDIGGGTTDIVVYVNGAVVHTSVIPIGGTSFTNDIATCLRTPIAEAERVKIKYGCASPVMVDPEATIEVPSVGGRAPRVMPRQQLCQIIEPRVEELFQAVAYTIDQGNYRDLLGAGVVVTGGTTMLDGMPELAEQILGLPVRRGAPTGVGGLMDVVKSPAYATGVGLVKYGAEKLRSSVATSAHRHAMDRSIVVPAGPTWGARLGAWFREVF; from the coding sequence ATGGCGAGCAACCACGGCACCGAGAACGAGATCATCGCCGGGCTGGACCTCGGGACGACGAAGGTCTGTGCGATCGTCGCCGAGGTCACCGACGACGGCCTCGACATCATCGGCGTCGGCTCGGTCCCCTCGCGCGGCCTGCGCCGCGGCGTCGTGGTGAACATCGAGACGACCGTGCAGGCGATCCGCGGCGCGATCGAGCAGGCCGAGACGATGGCCGGCGTCGAGATCCGCTCGGTCTACGCCGGCATCGCGGGCTCGCACGTGCGCGGGATGAACAAGGACGGCGTCGCCGCGATCGCGAACCGCGAGGTCACCGCCGACGACGTCGCGCGCGTGCTCGACCAGGCACGCGCGATCCCGCTGACCAGCGACCGCCAGGTCATCCACGTGCTCCCGCAGGAGTACATCGTCGACGAGCAGGACTGCATCAAGGAGCCGATCGGCATGAGCGGCGTCCGCCTCCAGGCGCACGTCCACCTCGTGACCGCCGCGACGACCAGCGTGCAGAACATCATCAAGTGCGCCGAGCGCTGCGATCTGCACGTCGCCGAGGTCGTGCTCGAGCCGCTCGCGAGCGCGCACGCGGTGCTGCAGGACGACGAGAAGGAGCTCGGCGTCGCGCTCGTCGACATCGGCGGCGGCACCACCGACATCGTCGTCTACGTGAACGGCGCGGTCGTGCACACGAGCGTGATCCCGATCGGCGGGACCAGCTTCACGAACGACATCGCGACCTGCCTCCGCACCCCGATCGCCGAGGCCGAGCGCGTGAAGATCAAGTACGGCTGCGCGAGCCCGGTGATGGTCGACCCCGAGGCGACGATCGAAGTGCCGAGCGTCGGTGGTCGCGCCCCGCGCGTCATGCCGCGCCAGCAGCTCTGCCAGATCATCGAGCCGCGCGTCGAGGAGCTCTTCCAGGCCGTCGCGTACACGATCGATCAGGGCAACTATCGTGATCTCCTGGGCGCGGGCGTCGTCGTCACCGGCGGCACCACGATGCTCGACGGGATGCCCGAGCTCGCCGAGCAGATCCTCGGCCTTCCGGTGCGTCGCGGCGCGCCGACCGGCGTCGGCGGCCTGATGGACGTGGTGAAGAGCCCCGCCTACGCGACCGGCGTGGGCCTCGTGAAGTACGGTGCGGAGAAGCTGCGCAGCAGCGTGGCGACGAGCGCGCACCGGCACGCGATGGACCGCTCCATCGTGGTGCCCGCCGGACCGACGTGGGGCGCGCGCCTCGGCGCGTGGTTCCGCGAGGTGTTCTGA